From the Cydia amplana chromosome 8, ilCydAmpl1.1, whole genome shotgun sequence genome, the window AAATTGGCTCACATGTGAAGAGTCGGAAGGTTTCTCTTGGCTGTCGCTGGAGCTGTCCACGCTGGTGTTGAACAGCATCGCCTCATGCTCGTGTATTGTCGCCAACTCCCCGTTTGTTCCACATACCTGTGAAATAAAAGAGGTTCtgttgtaattaaatattaatctgtcagctcccacggctcatatatgagccagaacgcttatggtgacgtcatatcgtgggattcaaCAGGTTAAGAGAAAGCCAACGTACGGACCTAGCAGATAACAGGGGTTAGCCAAGAGGCAATCATTTATAGAAAATGTGAATGGAAATTTACGTATTAAAGGCGCACGCCgtattacctaatacctacgtCTAGAGGAAGCCAACGCTTTCTTAATCTTGACTGTTCTATATTTCTCAGACAGGTCTCGCGCTTGCTGCACACATGAATTGTCGGTCGCTAGTAGTCCTTCCTCATGAAGGGTTCATACCCTTGGCGCTAATGAGACGGTCTCGTGTTAACCTTTTGTTAATCTCTAATGTGTTCTTATATGACCGAAAAGTAGCTGGGATTTGCCATATGTTATAGGCGTTCTAAAATtaaagcgcttaccttgtgataaattggacaagttgcctttagtcgcggctggacaagcgagaaatgtgcacgtgctaattagcacccgcacaccgaaagagaaagagacgagcttatgtttaacaacgagggtgacaaagatggatgcaatgtgaaaattaatcaaaaataacagatttcttcgcaggcacagaaataaatatggaagtgaaatttgtagtagtattaatattaatgtATGACTATGCTTTCAGGTAGGTAGGTTTTTTAGACATAAGCATGCGTTTATTTGATAACCGCACGAGACAATTTTGTACACCTGCATAGTGGGTAAAACATAGAgatcaaatgtataaattaatgtaTCTACCATCTTTCatgttacctatgtttaacaaaataaatgaaactgaaactgaagtattttttgtgctcctcaagtatgcgTATAACCTAtccatggttatataatataattgggATTTGTCATATTAGTGTGACTCACCGCGTCAGGCCTAGAGGAGGCCAGCGACCGCTTGACGGCCCTATACCTCTCGTAGAGGTGCCTGGCGGCGCCGCGCTCGGCGGAGTGCGCCGGCGGGCGGCCGCGCGCCGCCTCGAGTCGCAGCAGTGCTCGCTGCACGCACGACTTCTCGGCCGCCAACTGTGCGCTCGACCATGAACCCTCGGCGCTAGTGAGACGTCCTGCTGCTTGGCGACAACCTTCTAACCACTGGAAGAAaggatattttgtttttaaataaaaactcgcTACAATATGGTGTCAGCCAATcatcaagtaggtaggtagaatAAAAgagatatagatggtcaagcaaatcttgtcagtagaaaaaggcgcgaaattcaaattttctatgggacgatatcccatcgcgcctacagttttaaaatttgccgccttttgtctactgacaagatctgcttgaccaagtataaatgatGAATACTTCTAAATAAAGATATGAATGTTTCCAGAGACATTTACTGATACGGACTCGATAGCTGCCTTGCAGAGaagttacaaaattaaaatttatagtttgtGACCAAATAATAAAGTTACGCTCCTCGCCGCAATCGTTGTACGAATATTCATTGGTAAGTTTTTTCCATCTGCAGCAGAGGTAGGATGAATATCAGAGCATACATAATTAGGCCGAGGAGTGAATGGCAAaacgaaaaattacacaaaaacttCCAAAGGTGTGAAATATCTCACCTCCTCAATATCTCTCACAACCTCAGTCATAGTTTTCTCACTCTTCAGCGCCTCATCCAGCTTATCATCTCTCTCTTTCTGCTGCTTAGCGGCCTGTAGCTTGAGCGCGTACTCGACAGGGTCCGCTTTGATGCACCGCTTCTCCGCCTGGAGCCGCCGCAGCGTCTCGTACATGCGCGTGAGTTGCACGTCGGTGATGCGCTCGCCTGGTGTGATGGCGTAGCCGTGCTTTGCTTCGTATTCGGCCTCGTGCTTCGTTATGTTCTTTTTGAGCACGCTGATCTGAAATTTTAAGGCTCAACGtgaattattgatattttcatgaCTTATGAGTGTTAGTTTTCGCCTCATTTCCATTTTCACCCTCTTAGGGGTAAAATTTTTCAGTTGGTAGGTATCTATATAAATAACGGAACTGTTTAacacaattatttaaataaataaataaatattataggacatttatacacaaattgactacgcccacggtaagctcaagaaagcttgtgttgtgggtactcagacaacgatgcaagtatataatatacaaatacttaaatacatagaaaacaaccatgactcaggaacaaatatctgtgctcatcacacaaataaatgcccttaccgggatttgaacccaggaccgcggcttcacaggcagggtcactacctactagaccagaccggtcgtcaaataatataaacgtCTGACTGAAAAGGAAAACGGAGGAAAGCCTCCAGTGGCCTTGGTATCTGTTTCAATACATCATTGGACAATTTTCAACTTCGATATAACCTGTGATCTTCAAGTAAAATTTGCAAACAGTATGCCAATGGTAGCTTCGCTCAGATGGGCTAGTATACAGTTATTAGCAATAGGTAAGTAGTGCGTTCAAGCGATATGAACAAAAAGCCTGTTTGGTTTGCCGCCACTGCCGCCATACCTTCTTGTTGATCTTGTCAAGGCGGCGGTCGGGCGCCGGCTGGTCGCGGCGCGAGTGCGGCGCCACGCTGCGCTCGTCCCGACGCATGCGCTCGGCTGCCGCGGCGTTCTCCGCGGCCGACGCGCCGAGTGCGCCCGCATCTAGTGTCTCTGGCTCCTCGCATACTAGAACGTGGTACCAACCATTTaccaatattgtttttatattgtttattttatacttttatattttagtgACATCAAATATATTGGGGAAGGATTAAGGTGATATAAAAATGGAAAAGATAACGGAGATTATCTAAGATAGTTTTACGATTTATcttattctttttattaattcgCGCGATATATTTCGAAGAGCCTAATAAGTAGGTTACATTTTCAAGCACCAATggtgaaagaaagaaagaagataTCTTTCTTAGCAAAATAACATAACAttaactttcatttcatttcatttatttatttctttaacaataatacattgtgttagaaaacttatgaactaaaactaaaactaaactaaaacttaaaactaactaaaaatgATTACCTACATCCTACATAAAATTAAGAGTGGCGCGTAATGGCTTGGTGCCACAGTATGAGCCACTATAGTCTCATGGCACACTCCGAGATGCTGATTTTTAGTGACGCCCCGTAGATGAACTAGATGGCACTCGGTAACTGCTAAATGCTAGTGCTGAGAACCAGTTCCCAGTATTCGCGCGTCGCACGTTAAATAGAccgtaaaattaattaaatgttagTATGAATCATGACAGTGACTGTACTTAGTAGATCCTCTAGTACATtaggaatttaaataaaacggaTTATACATACGTTGTGGTTTCTGCAACAGGGTGTAGTCGAAGTGCGGCGGGGTGGCGGTCCGCACGTCTTCGAGCTCGTTCTCTTTGGGTTGCTTGTGCTGGCGGGCGGGCGCGCGCCGCCGCTTGCCGCCGAACTGCGGGCGCCGAGCGCGCGATAACCGCTCGGCGCGGCGCTCCGACTAAACACAAGTAGGTACTCGATCAATACAGAGAATAGAGTCAGGCCACGATATGGGACGAGTATGCATATTCACAGCCAAATTGGTGGAAACTTAGCGTGGTACCGAGTATTATtgctgagtgttatccttttctggaacccctcgcagcactgttacttacctactaatttacctagatttaagcctattttagtgttgttgtgtatgtgtgtttcgaataaatTATCATTCATATTATGAGGTTTATTTGTTTTTGACGAATATTTGTACTCTGGCTTACTTTATGATTAACATCCCTATGAACGTTAATAATCGCTCTTAATtggtttataaatatttcatatGGTATGAATCTGTAATCGTTTCTTCATtgttagtaagtaagtaaattataaactgaaatagatgtcatatattaaagatttttttaaattattatttaggtatatattagagatgccccgaatagtggtttcggccgaataccaaataccgaatattcggcccctctctcggccgaataccgaatattcggcatgacatgcgaacattttgagtcacaatcattatgaaaactgatcgctaacaaagctcaacgttagatgacgttagctaagatatatttttgttcaacagcattaatgaatagagtcaaacaaaacagactcatgataaaaatattttttttaatcatcaaaTACTCAAAAAAGAGTCTTCGCATTTAACAACTTtgcaagaacacattctaaatataggtacctacatagtttttggt encodes:
- the LOC134650199 gene encoding protein FAM13A-like isoform X3; this translates as MAAPECEREARKRRERRDSGCAHERKERRPHSEERAPPPPPPPPLHDHNRLESERRAERLSRARRPQFGGKRRRAPARQHKQPKENELEDVRTATPPHFDYTLLQKPQLCEEPETLDAGALGASAAENAAAAERMRRDERSVAPHSRRDQPAPDRRLDKINKKISVLKKNITKHEAEYEAKHGYAITPGERITDVQLTRMYETLRRLQAEKRCIKADPVEYALKLQAAKQQKERDDKLDEALKSEKTMTEVVRDIEEWLEGCRQAAGRLTSAEGSWSSAQLAAEKSCVQRALLRLEAARGRPPAHSAERGAARHLYERYRAVKRSLASSRPDAVCGTNGELATIHEHEAMLFNTSVDSSSDSQEKPSDSSHETTETPLQSPPTRDGEEPPSSTSSAKSGTTSEEATPSNEGLHCLGLEDLARALGEAKLQKCVLRRSIKEYEVSFELQNSRKVQRDDKKGREEEYLRYKAVKARIKLINALINKQKTLNF
- the LOC134650199 gene encoding protein FAM13A-like isoform X1; translation: MVQLEIQQGYGHESECSSERPVVITGPGWRAQCCERERARNADAMAAPECEREARKRRERRDSGCAHERKERRPHSEERAPPPPPPPPLHDHNRLESERRAERLSRARRPQFGGKRRRAPARQHKQPKENELEDVRTATPPHFDYTLLQKPQLCEEPETLDAGALGASAAENAAAAERMRRDERSVAPHSRRDQPAPDRRLDKINKKISVLKKNITKHEAEYEAKHGYAITPGERITDVQLTRMYETLRRLQAEKRCIKADPVEYALKLQAAKQQKERDDKLDEALKSEKTMTEVVRDIEEWLEGCRQAAGRLTSAEGSWSSAQLAAEKSCVQRALLRLEAARGRPPAHSAERGAARHLYERYRAVKRSLASSRPDAVCGTNGELATIHEHEAMLFNTSVDSSSDSQEKPSDSSHETTETPLQSPPTRDGEEPPSSTSSAKSGTTSEEATPSNEGLHCLGLEDLARALGEAKLQKCVLRRSIKEYEVSFELQNSRKVQRDDKKGREEEYLRYKAVKARIKLINALINKQKTLNF
- the LOC134650199 gene encoding protein FAM13A-like isoform X2, whose protein sequence is MVQLEIQQCCERERARNADAMAAPECEREARKRRERRDSGCAHERKERRPHSEERAPPPPPPPPLHDHNRLESERRAERLSRARRPQFGGKRRRAPARQHKQPKENELEDVRTATPPHFDYTLLQKPQLCEEPETLDAGALGASAAENAAAAERMRRDERSVAPHSRRDQPAPDRRLDKINKKISVLKKNITKHEAEYEAKHGYAITPGERITDVQLTRMYETLRRLQAEKRCIKADPVEYALKLQAAKQQKERDDKLDEALKSEKTMTEVVRDIEEWLEGCRQAAGRLTSAEGSWSSAQLAAEKSCVQRALLRLEAARGRPPAHSAERGAARHLYERYRAVKRSLASSRPDAVCGTNGELATIHEHEAMLFNTSVDSSSDSQEKPSDSSHETTETPLQSPPTRDGEEPPSSTSSAKSGTTSEEATPSNEGLHCLGLEDLARALGEAKLQKCVLRRSIKEYEVSFELQNSRKVQRDDKKGREEEYLRYKAVKARIKLINALINKQKTLNF